The following are encoded in a window of Microcaecilia unicolor chromosome 14, aMicUni1.1, whole genome shotgun sequence genomic DNA:
- the PYGO2 gene encoding pygopus homolog 2 has protein sequence MAAEPEKLDGGPGPGQGRRGKTGLQMKSPEKKRRKSSTQSPAYSHLSEFAPPPTPMVDHLVASNPFEDDFGVPKVGGPSAPFLNNPMPFGNFRMQGALTSQIPPGYGGGPQPIRRQPPPFPPNQMGPAFNMPPTPDYVQQGHMNFSNQPFNQAMGQGFSPPAGQMIQGPAGGFGPMMSPAMGQLPRGDIGPSPALNSSGAPALQQRFSVAGNPFGQSSMPRPNLPPNASPYAGAEQSFPLAGEETGKNLNPPSTAFSQEQHVGSPAAVNGNQRSFPPSSSTPELNNLPPSNKPAACSGLVYPCGACRNEVSDDQDAILCEASCQKWFHRECTGMTESAYGLLTTEASAVWACDYCLKTKEIQSVYIREGMGQLVVATDG, from the exons ATGGCGGCGGAGCCGGAGAAGCTGGACGGAGGGCCGGGTCCCGGTCAGGGCAGGCGGGGGAAGACAG GTCTGCAGATGAAGAGCCCAGAGAAGAAACGGCGGAAGTCGAGCACTCAG AGTCCTGCTTATTCTCATCTCTCTGAATTTGCCCCTCCGCCGACCCCGATGGTTGACCATCTGGTGGCCTCTAACCCCTTTGAAGATGATTTTGGAGTACCCAAAGTGGGGGGTCCGTCAGCCCCTTTCCTCAACAACCCCATGCCATTTGGGAACTTTCGAATGCAAGGGGCCTTGACTTCACAAATTCCTCCCGGCTATGGAGGAGGGCCTCAGCCTATCCGAAGGCAGCCTCCACCCTTCCCGCCAAATCAGATGGGCCCTGCTTTTAATATGCCTCCAACCCCAGATTATGTCCAACAAGGTCACATGAACTTCTCTAATCAACCTTTTAACCAAGCAATGGGACAAGGCTTCAGCCCCCCTGCGGGGCAGATGATACAAGGACCTGCTGGGGGCTTTGGACCCATGATGTCCCCAGCCATGGGTCAGCTTCCCCGAGGAGACATTGGACCGAGTCCTGCTTTAAACTCTTCTGGTGCCCCGGCACTGCAGCAAAGGTTCAGTGTAGCAGGCAACCCTTTTGGCCAGTCTTCTATGCCACGGCCAAACTTGCCACCAAATGCCAGTCCCTATGCCGGGGCTGAGCAGAGCTTCCCCTTGGCCggagaggaaactggaaagaatcTGAACCCGCCCAGCACTGCTTTCAGTCAGGAACAGCACGTAGGATCCCCTGCTGCTGTGAACGGCAATCAGCGCAGTTTTCCTCCGAGCAGCAGCACGCCAGAACTTAACAATCTTCCGCCTTCAAACAAGCCAGCAGCTTGCTCAGGACTGGTGTACCCCTGTGGGGCCTGCCGAAATGAGGTCAGTGACGACCAAGATGCTATCCTGTGCGAGGCCTCGTGCCAGAAGTGGTTTCACCGGGAATGCACCGGCATGACGGAGAGCGCCTATGGGCTACTGACCACAGAGGCTTCGGCTGTGTGGGCCTGCGATTACTGTCTCAAGACTAAAGAGATCCAGTCGGTGTACATTCGGGAGGGCATGGGGCAGCTGGTGGTGGCTACTGATGGATGA
- the PBXIP1 gene encoding pre-B-cell leukemia transcription factor-interacting protein 1, whose translation MSHPSNSRGSDSSWVTANTEGLHVETLGPVQRGESLQIPADGASGSASDRGEDSGTFDPSHPLKVKDEDEKEPPINLKLAGQAADVLLPPSPSSCAGNPPDEVPTSHPEKPSLANNGEEEDMEGGSCSSNEDDDMEGLQKRRPRGTCPSPAATADQGEAEGGSWEGAWLTLNKCLLGTFALLCVGFVLFSAPLENLEQQSLGAGEKQSQILDELRDWLKWHAQDSSGDVDSLQAINGLLDRLVKENQEIGLLRVQLQAQKEELQTLLKKSSNERDSAESQQQSLLEENLRLRESVLHEEMEHLSAQDELQALKETLQVLEQTVSDSRNLVTENMNLNEALDAERQRIKDSLILKEMLVAESQMLRQELDKQRMLVASIRHDLDHLSSQSVSLETEGESQQQREMLIKWRNKLVLELQRAESWESSYVENKEKSRGSKPGIHEESLTDPSNTSGSSGAALKTATVPPSTEFSKGPIHGERKNLNKSWEQNKSEHEEGRHGQQHPKWGEKKEDQDGKPGKERTEAWVEERGHQPRRKVQAERENPGDGLHSHRENRVDTDGDQHGKESIHRHHDHNKFWKKLSSHQYRVPEGCTGIPDCARKEGLDLFSTELEPVKKQDFQQLLEKYLEKSNLSRYLPELTSVLSGFFQGDIFSHDQIRFRDFVDDVEDYLEDIARKEKGDDDAVDDFEDYVFRHFYGDAALKKRSTKRDTYQRKDRGGKVTIHPHKSSAGGGTIHKPDSSDEQLDHHNSHKRPHSKEEWSGQHNRKPTHVNQHHHRQESSKPVRERDMLSNHYHKNHKEFNHKQNRKEEKSKQFNHEGRAKHYAKNHQGSTGDSPLPEGRLDYLKSAKEFNHEDSPKGGRSGHYKSHKDYGDKHGGGDHEDSKPFTTRKHHHKERGEE comes from the exons ATGTCTCATCCCTCCAATTCTAGAGGTTCAGATAGCAGTTGGGTCACAGCGAACACTGAG GGGCTGCATGTGGAGACATTGGGCCCAGTACAAAGAGGAGAATCCCTCCAAATCCCAGCTGATGGAGCCTCAG GTTCTGCCTCTGACAGGGGAGAAGATTCTGGGACCTTTGATCCTTCCCATCCTTTGAAAGTGAAG GATGAAGACGAGAAAGAGCCACCGATCAACCTTAAGCTGGCTGGACAGGCAGCAGATGTGTTGCTGCCACCCTCTCCATCCAGCTGTGCAGGGAACCCTCCAGATGAAGTGccaacctcccacccagaaaaacCCTCATTGGCTAACAATGGAG aggaggaggacatggAGGGGGGGAGCTGTTCCAGCAATGAGGACGATGACATGGAGGGACTGCAGAAAAGGCGGCCAAGGGGCACCTGCCCATcccctgctgctactgctgacCAGGGAGAAGCTGAGGGGGGCAGTTGGGAGGGGGCCTGGCTGACTTTGAACAAGTGTCTTCTTGGCACCTTTGCCCTGTTGTGCGTTGGATTCGTGCTGTTCTCAG CTCCACTTGAGAATTTGGAGCAACAGAGTCTTGGGGCAGGGGAGAAGCAGTCACAGATCTTGGATGAGCTTAGG GATTGGCTGAAGTGGCATGCGCAGGACTCCTCAGGAGACGTGGACAGCCTCCAAGCTATTAATGGGCTGTTGGACAGGTTGGTCAAAGAGAACCAGGAGATTGGACTCTTGCGGGTTCAGCTGCAG GCCCAAAAGGAAGAGCTTCAAACCTTGCTTAAGAAAAGCAGCAATGAGAGAGACTCGGCAGAGTCCCAGCAGCAGAGCCTCTTGGAGGAAAATCTGCGCCTTAGAGAGTCTGTGCTGCATGAAGAAATGGAACACCTGTCTGCACAGGATGAGCTCCAGGCATTGAAAGAGACGCTTCAGGTGCTGGAACAAACCGTGTCGGACAGCAGGAATCTTGTGACTGAAAACATGAACCTTAATGAAGCGCTGGATGCAGAGAGGCAGCGGATCAAGGACTCCTTGATACTGAAAGAGATGCTGGTGGCCGAATCCCAGATGCTGAGGCAGGAGTTGGACAAGCAGCGGATGCTTGTGGCTTCCATTAGACATGACCTTGATCATCTGAGCAGTCAGTCGGTGTCCTTGGAGACTGAAGGGGAATCACAGCAGCAAAGAGAAATGCTGATAAAGTGGAGGAACAAACTGGTGTTGGAGCTTCAGAGAGCGGAGTCATGGGAGAGCAGCTATGTTGAGAACAAAGAGAAAAGCAGAGGATCCAAACCTGGAATTCATGAGGAAAGTTTGACTGACCCTTCTAACACCTCTGGATCCTCGGGTGCTGCCTTGAAGACAGCCACTGTGCCACCCAGCACAGAATTCTCAAAGGGACCCATCCACGGTGAGCGGAAGAACCTAAACAAAAGCTGGGAGCAGAATAAATCTGAACATGAAGAAGGGAGGCATGGCCAACAGCATCCAAAGTGGGGAGAAAAGAAAGAGGATCAGGACGGCAAGCCAGGGAAGGAGAGAACTGAGGCCTGGGTGGAAGAGAGAGGCCACCAGCCCAGAAGAAAAGTACAGGCTGAGCGGGAGAACCCAGGTGATGGGCTGCACTCCCACAGAGAGAATAGAGTGGACACAGATGGTGACCAGCATGGCAAAGAATCCATCCACAGACACCACGATCACAACAAATTCTGGAAGAAACTCTCCAGTCACCAGTACCGAGTTCCCGAAGGATGCACGGGGATACCTGACTGTGCTCGGAAGGAAGGCCTGGACCTGTTCAGTACCgagctggagccagtcaagaaGCAAGACTTTCAGCAGCTTCTCGAGAAATACCTGGAGAAGAGCAACTTGTCCAGATACCTCCCAGAGCTGACATCTGTCTTGAGTGGCTTCTTTCAGGGGGACATCTTCAGCCATGACCAGATACGCTTCCGGGACTTTGTGGACGATGTGGAGGATTACCTGGAAGATATTGCcaggaaggagaagggagatgATGATGCTGTGGATGACTTTGAAGATTATGTCTTCAGACACTTCTACGGAGACGCAGCTCTTAAAAAGAG GTCTACCAAGAGGGACACGTATCAGAGGAAGGATCGGGGAGGGAAGGTCACCATCCACCCTCACAAAAGCTCTGCAGGAGGGGGAACTATCCATAAACCAGACAGTTCTGATGAGCAATTGGACCACCACAACAGCCATAAACGGCCACACTCCAAGGAAGAGTGGTCTGGCCAGCACAACAGAAAGCCCACACACGTCAACCAACACCATCATCGCCAAGAAAGCTCCAaaccagtgagagagagagacatgctaTCAAACCACTACCACAAAAACCACAAAGAATTCAACCACAAGCAGAATCGGAAGGAAGAGAAATCCAAACAATTCAACCATGAAGGCAGAGCCAAGCACTACGCTAAAAACCATCAAGGATCGACTGGTGACTCTCCTCTTCCAGAAGGACGATTGGATTATCTCAAGAGTGCTAAAGAATTTAACCATGAAGATTCTCCTAAGGGAGGGAGGTCTGGCCATTACAAGAGCCACAAAGACTATGGTGATAAGCATGGAGGAGGGGACCATGAAGACTCAAAACCATTCACCACGAGGAAGCACCACCACAAGGAAAGAGGGGAAGAGTAG